A window from Amblyomma americanum isolate KBUSLIRL-KWMA chromosome 7, ASM5285725v1, whole genome shotgun sequence encodes these proteins:
- the LOC144096907 gene encoding uncharacterized protein LOC144096907, with protein MEFLRDSMETRRSFCNLDAVSHVQVASAAAETSHASCSPASPGSKEVEASPNEFECMYSVPGLPDEPGPSCMAATSPEVLPHRGNKRQKKRRQEVEAADRDIQAVRSAIAAHRPMVTPHVRT; from the exons ATGGAGTTCCTGAGGGACTCCATGGAAACGAGACG GAGCTTCTGCAACCTCGACGCAGTGAGCCACGTGCAGgtggccagcgcagcagccgagacgagccacgccagctgcagcccagCATCGCCAGGCTCGAAAGAAGTAGAAGCATCGCCAAATGAATTTGAATGCATGTATAGTGTCCCAGGCCTTCCTGATGAACCAGGACCATCCTGTATGGCAGCAACTTCACCAGAGGTTCTCCCACATAGGGGAAACAAGCGACAGAAGAAAAGGCGgcaggaagtggaggctgctgacaGGGACATTCAGGCCGTGCGAAGTGCAATTGCAGCGCACAGGCCAATGGTTACACCGCACGTACGGACTTAA